In Pedobacter sp. WC2423, the following are encoded in one genomic region:
- a CDS encoding RNA polymerase sigma factor, whose translation MTAFVPESDDDLLNAFNLGNKEAFEIIYDRYWLLLIRHANHMLNDEEEAKDVVQEVFTALWSRSDSHPICPNLTAFLYAVTRNRILNRLKHFKIEAKYLAQVEHVIQHPAQLPDSRVREQDLKRVIEEGLNSLPPKMREVFELSRKQHKTHKEIAEQLNISDKTVKKQINNALRILKSKMGDSFNIFLTFF comes from the coding sequence ATGACAGCATTTGTTCCTGAAAGTGATGACGATCTTTTAAATGCTTTCAATTTAGGTAATAAAGAAGCCTTTGAAATCATTTATGACCGTTACTGGCTGCTGCTCATTCGCCATGCCAACCATATGCTGAATGATGAAGAGGAAGCAAAGGATGTAGTTCAGGAAGTGTTCACGGCCTTGTGGTCAAGATCCGACAGCCATCCCATCTGTCCTAATTTAACGGCTTTCCTCTATGCAGTTACGCGCAACAGAATTTTAAACCGCCTGAAACATTTCAAGATAGAAGCTAAATATTTAGCACAGGTAGAGCATGTCATTCAGCATCCTGCACAATTACCAGACAGCAGGGTAAGGGAACAGGACCTCAAACGTGTGATTGAAGAAGGATTAAACAGTCTGCCACCAAAAATGCGTGAAGTGTTTGAATTGAGCAGGAAGCAGCATAAAACACACAAAGAAATTGCTGAACAATTGAATATCTCCGATAAAACCGTAAAAAAGCAAATAAATAATGCTTTGCGCATTCTTAAAAGTAAAATGGGTGATTCATTTAATATTTTCTTAACTTTTTTTTAA
- a CDS encoding nucleotidyl transferase AbiEii/AbiGii toxin family protein, giving the protein MIKEWLESYHPANRKEAKDALREIMQEITLAGLNRAGFFEKAAFYGRTTLRIFYGLDRFSEDLDFSLLAVDPDFSLEKYQDAIINEFAALGMQVSISEKQKAVKSNINSAFLKSETIWKELVLEGVIPQNGLKEVASIKIKIEVDKAPPLGFSTEEKLLLRPFSFYVKCLSLPDLFAGKMHALLFRKWGTNVKGRDWYDMEWYIKKGYPLNLDHFLLRAIDSGDWKKQTINEEEFRKLLSEKIESVKMDFVKADISRFIKNPKVLEIWSPGYFHDLSAKLKIKTSS; this is encoded by the coding sequence AAATCATGCAGGAGATTACACTGGCAGGACTTAACCGTGCCGGTTTTTTTGAAAAGGCGGCATTTTATGGCAGAACTACGCTCAGGATCTTCTACGGGCTAGACCGATTTTCAGAGGATCTGGATTTTTCGTTGCTTGCCGTTGACCCGGATTTTTCACTGGAAAAATACCAGGATGCTATCATAAATGAGTTCGCCGCCCTGGGGATGCAGGTATCGATTTCGGAAAAACAGAAGGCAGTGAAGAGCAACATCAACTCTGCCTTTCTAAAGTCAGAAACGATTTGGAAGGAACTTGTTCTCGAAGGCGTCATCCCACAGAATGGGCTCAAGGAAGTGGCTAGTATCAAAATCAAGATAGAAGTCGATAAAGCGCCGCCATTGGGGTTTTCTACTGAGGAAAAGTTATTGCTCAGGCCTTTTTCGTTTTACGTGAAGTGCCTGTCGCTTCCCGACCTTTTTGCCGGCAAGATGCATGCATTGCTTTTTCGCAAGTGGGGCACGAATGTAAAGGGGCGGGACTGGTATGATATGGAATGGTATATCAAAAAAGGATATCCTCTCAATCTCGATCATTTCTTGCTAAGGGCGATAGATAGCGGTGACTGGAAAAAACAGACCATCAACGAAGAAGAGTTCAGGAAATTATTGAGCGAAAAGATCGAAAGTGTTAAAATGGACTTTGTCAAAGCTGACATCTCCAGATTTATAAAGAATCCAAAGGTACTTGAAATATGGTCCCCAGGTTATTTCCACGACCTGAGTGCAAAACTAAAAATCAAGACATCTAGTTAA